The segment CTCTTGTGTGCAAATGTGTGCAAGGGAGCACCGAATGGCTAGATCTTTTAGAGATGATTGAGTACGAACGTACGGAAGGATTCGTCCTATCCGTTATGACCAGTATGTTAGTTATCTTGCTTTCCGCGTAATGTGGGCAGTCAGTCTGCATAGCTCTGTTTTGAGCTATAAGATATGCTGCATACATTTTGGAATTTAAACTCTTTTCATTGTCTTGTCCTACATCATGAAAAAACGAAACGTTGTTTCAAAAAGAATCGTAAAAGAAGGAGAATACAAATGGCAAAAGGACACAGACCAAGACGGGGTTCCCTTGCATTCAGTCCACGCAAGCGAGCACAAAGTCACATTCCAAGGTTTAGATCATGGCCAGAGTCAAGCGCCGAACCTAAACTGCAGGGTTTTGCAGGTTACAAGGTCGGTATGACTCACGTTATCATGATCGATGACACAAAGAACAGTCTTACAGAGGGTACCGAAATATCCGTTCCTGTAACTGTCATTGAGACCCCAGCAATTCGTGTTGCAGCAATTCGTGCATACGGCGAGAACACTCATGGTGAGAAAGCTCTTGCAGAAGCATGGACAAATGTTCTGGACAGCGATCTTGACCGCAGGATCAAAGCTCCAAAGAACCATGACGTCAACGCAGCACTCGAAAAGATCGGGTCACTTGTCGAAAACGGCAAGGCAACAGATATCAGGGTCATCACATACACATTACCTTCAACACTTACTGGTGTTCCAAAGAAGGTACCGGATGTAATGGAAACTGGTGTAAGTGGATCTGATGTGGGTGCAAAGTTCGAGTTCGCAAAAACCATTCTGGGAACCATGGTGGATGTTTCAGATGTGTTTGACAATGGCGGAATCATCGATGTTGCAGCTATCACAACCGGTCACGGCACACAGGGCCCTGTAAAGAGATGGGGAATCAACCTCATGAAGAACAAACACTCCCGTCAGGGAAGTTTGAGACAGGTCGGTACCCTCGGTCCATGGACTCCTGCACACGTTAGCTGGAGAGTTCCGGCAATGGGTCAGATGGGTTACCATCAGAGAACTGAGTACAACAAGAGGATCTTAAAGATGTCTTCAGACGCTGAAGAGATCAATCCTGCAGGCGGATTTACCAACTATGGTGTTGTTCGTGGCAACTATATCTTGATCAAAGGCAGTGTTCCAGGTCCATCAAAGAGACTGATCAGACTCAGGGAACCAACCAGATCAAAGGTATCCAGCATGGGAGAACCTCAGATCGTTCACATTAGTACACAGTCCATGCAGGGGTGAAGTGAATGACCACAGCAAATATTATTGATTTATCAGGAAATGCTAAAGGCGAGATCGCATTGCCGGAAGTCTTTAATGAGATTTTCAGGCCGGATCTTATCAAGAAAGCAGTTCTTTCTGCACAGGCTAACAGACTCCAGCCATATGGTCCTAAGAAGTATTCAGGTATGGAAACATCAGCACACTCCTGGGGATCAGGCAGAGGTGTTGCACAGGTTCCAAGGATATCCAATGGAAGCCGTGTCGCAAGAATCCCACAGGCAGTGGGCGGAAGGCGTGCACATCCTCCAAAGCCGGAGACTGACCGTACAGAAAAGATCAACAAGAAAGAGAAGCGTCTGGCTATCAGATCCGCAATTGCAGCAACTATCGATGCTGACCTTGTAAAGGCACGCGGACACAGATTCGACGCAGAAGTTCCTCTTGTTGCAGAGAACACCATTGAAGGTCTTTTGAAGACAAAGGACGTAATCAGCTTCCTTCAGGCAGCTGGTGTCTATGATGATGTTATCCGCGCAAAGGAAGGTAAACACATAAGGGCCGGTAAAGGCAAGCGCAGGGGCCGTAAGTACAAGACAAGGAAGAGTGTTTTGATTGTGACTGGAGAGGAAAGTCCTATCCTTAAAGCAGCTAACAATCTTTCAGGTGTCGATGTTGCTACAGTAGACTCCCTGAATGCAGAACTTCTGGCACCAGGTACCCATGCAGGCAGACTTACTATATGGACTGAATCTGCAATAACCAACATGGAGGGTATGTTCATATGAGCGCTATTAGGTATCCATTCATTACTGAAAAAGCAATGATGCTTATGGATGATAATAAGCTTCAGTTCGTCGTCGACACACGCTCTAACAAGAAGCAGGTGGAGGCTGACGTGGTCAAGATGTATGGCTTTTCTGTAAAGTCAGTACGTACAATGACCACCATGAAAGGCTTAAAGAAGGCATTGGTCACATTCGAGGAACCGGATGCTGCACATGAGATCGCAACAAGGATCGGTTTGGTGTGAGGTGAAGGTACATGGCTAAAAGACTTATATCACAAAACAGAGGTCGAGGAAGTCCAACATACAGGGCTCCATCACACAAGTACAAAGCCGCACTCAAACACCCACGTGTGGATGAAGAGAGCGTTCTCAATGGTACAGTTATTGATATTACACATGATCCTGCAAGGTCAGCTCCTATTGTCAAAGTAGCCTTTGAGAATGGTGAGGAACAGTTGATCCTTGCTCCAGAAGGAATTGCTGTTGGTGAGAAGATCGCCTGTGGTGTTTCCGCAGAGGTCAAACCAGGTAACATTCTTCCTCTTGCAGAGATCCCTGAGGGTATTCCTGTATGCAACATTGAGTCAAAACCAAACGATGGCGGTCAGTTCGCAAGATCCTCAGGTGTTTATGCAACACTTGTTTCCCGTGAAGCTGCCAAGGTCGTTGTAAGGATGCCATCCGGTGTCTTGAAATGGTTCAATCCTAAATGCAGGGCAACAATCGGTATCGTTGCTGGCGGCGGAAGGGTTGACAGGCCATTCCTCAAGGCAGGTAAGAAATACCACAAGATGAAAGCAAGGGCTGCAAAATACCCACGCGTATCAGGAGTTGCCATGAACGTTATCGATCACCCGTTCGGTGGAGGTAACAGAAAGCACCCAGGAAGGCCAACTACTGTGAGCAGGAATGCACCACCAGGACGTAAGGTTGGTCAGATCGCAGCACGTAGGACCGGAAAACGTTAAACAAAGAGGTAATATACATGGCAAAGAAATCAACATCAAGATTACCAAAACGAAAGGGAGAGTTCATATTCCGTGGTCTTACGGTTGAGCAGCTCCAGCAATTGAGTTTTGATGAATTTGCAGAACTCCTGCCTGCTAAGGAACGCAGGTCTATACGCCGGGGTCTTTCTGATAATCAGAAGGATATTCTGCAACAGTTCAAGGACGGTAAGGAAAGCGTACGAACTCACTACAGGAACATGATCATCTATCCAGAAATGATCGGTAAGACCATCGAGGTCTACAATGGTAAGACGTTCGTAGCAACAGAGATAATGCCTGAAATGATCGGGCACAGATTCGGCGAGTTCGCTCCAACACGTAACAGGGTTTCACACGGAAGCGCTGGTGTCGGTGCAACACGTTCGAGTAAATTCGTACCATTGAAGTAAGGTGATGTGAATGGCAAGAATCAACTATACAACAGATCTCGATCCAGAGACCAGTTCAAAGGCAATGGGTTCAGAGCTTCATATCTCACCTAAGAAATCACGTGAACTCTGCAAAGCAGTTAAAGGTATGAAAACAAAGGCAGCAAAACGCTATCTCGAAGAGGTCGTCTCTTTGAAGCAGGCAGTGCCTTTTGGCAGGCACAATGACAGCCTTGGTCACAGAAAGGGTCCAATGGCAGCAGGTCGTTATCCTGTAAAGGTTGCATCTGAAATGCTTAAGTTGCTCAAGAATGCAGAGAGCAATGCAGAATACAAGGGTCTGAATGCAGATCACATGTACATTGCACATGCAGCAGCAAAGCGTGGACGTGTGATTCATGGTATGAGACCAAGGGCTCGCGGAAGGGCAAGTCCGAAAAACACGGAAACTGTCAATATTGAGATGATCATAAGCGAGGTGCGCTAATGGCTGTAGAGAAAAAGTTCGTTCAGGATGGATACATTAAGGCATCCATGGATGAATATTTTGCAAAACAATTAAGCAGGGCTGGTTATGGTGGTATGGAACTCAACCGTACTCCAATGGGTACCCAGATAACAGTCTATGCTGAGAAACCAGGTATGGTTATCGGAAAGGCTGGTAAGGTTAT is part of the Methanococcoides orientis genome and harbors:
- a CDS encoding 50S ribosomal protein L2, translated to MAKRLISQNRGRGSPTYRAPSHKYKAALKHPRVDEESVLNGTVIDITHDPARSAPIVKVAFENGEEQLILAPEGIAVGEKIACGVSAEVKPGNILPLAEIPEGIPVCNIESKPNDGGQFARSSGVYATLVSREAAKVVVRMPSGVLKWFNPKCRATIGIVAGGGRVDRPFLKAGKKYHKMKARAAKYPRVSGVAMNVIDHPFGGGNRKHPGRPTTVSRNAPPGRKVGQIAARRTGKR
- a CDS encoding 30S ribosomal protein S19, translating into MAKKSTSRLPKRKGEFIFRGLTVEQLQQLSFDEFAELLPAKERRSIRRGLSDNQKDILQQFKDGKESVRTHYRNMIIYPEMIGKTIEVYNGKTFVATEIMPEMIGHRFGEFAPTRNRVSHGSAGVGATRSSKFVPLK
- a CDS encoding 50S ribosomal protein L23; its protein translation is MSAIRYPFITEKAMMLMDDNKLQFVVDTRSNKKQVEADVVKMYGFSVKSVRTMTTMKGLKKALVTFEEPDAAHEIATRIGLV
- a CDS encoding 50S ribosomal protein L22: MARINYTTDLDPETSSKAMGSELHISPKKSRELCKAVKGMKTKAAKRYLEEVVSLKQAVPFGRHNDSLGHRKGPMAAGRYPVKVASEMLKLLKNAESNAEYKGLNADHMYIAHAAAKRGRVIHGMRPRARGRASPKNTETVNIEMIISEVR
- the rpl3p gene encoding 50S ribosomal protein L3, with the protein product MAKGHRPRRGSLAFSPRKRAQSHIPRFRSWPESSAEPKLQGFAGYKVGMTHVIMIDDTKNSLTEGTEISVPVTVIETPAIRVAAIRAYGENTHGEKALAEAWTNVLDSDLDRRIKAPKNHDVNAALEKIGSLVENGKATDIRVITYTLPSTLTGVPKKVPDVMETGVSGSDVGAKFEFAKTILGTMVDVSDVFDNGGIIDVAAITTGHGTQGPVKRWGINLMKNKHSRQGSLRQVGTLGPWTPAHVSWRVPAMGQMGYHQRTEYNKRILKMSSDAEEINPAGGFTNYGVVRGNYILIKGSVPGPSKRLIRLREPTRSKVSSMGEPQIVHISTQSMQG
- the rpl4p gene encoding 50S ribosomal protein L4; the encoded protein is MTTANIIDLSGNAKGEIALPEVFNEIFRPDLIKKAVLSAQANRLQPYGPKKYSGMETSAHSWGSGRGVAQVPRISNGSRVARIPQAVGGRRAHPPKPETDRTEKINKKEKRLAIRSAIAATIDADLVKARGHRFDAEVPLVAENTIEGLLKTKDVISFLQAAGVYDDVIRAKEGKHIRAGKGKRRGRKYKTRKSVLIVTGEESPILKAANNLSGVDVATVDSLNAELLAPGTHAGRLTIWTESAITNMEGMFI